DNA from Halorarum salinum:
TTGCGGAGGCCGACCTGGAGCGGCACGGTCCAGCCGTGGACGCCGCGGACGGTCGCGCGCATGTGCGCCAGCGTCGACTCGTAGGAGCCGCCCCCGGCCGTGGCGAACAGGCCGACGACGGTGTCCTCGTACTCGTCGAAGCCGCACCAGTCGTGGAAGCTCCGGAACGTCGAGGAGTAGGAGCCGTGGTACACCGGCGAGCCGAGCAGGACGCCGTCGGCCGCGCGCATCCGTTCGAGGAGGGCCGCGACGTCGCCGGCCTCGGCGACGTCCGCGTCGGGGTCGTACAGCGGGACGTCGAGCGCGGCGTCCCCGAGGTCGATGTAATCCGTCTCGGCGCCGGCCTCGGCCGCGGCGTCGAGCGCGTAGTGGAGCGTCGCGCGCGTGTAGCTCCCCTCGCGGCGGGAGCCGCAGACCGCAACGACGCGGGGTACCTCTGCCATCGGTACAGTTCGGACGGGGGGAGCGAAAAACGCGGCGATGGTCCCTCGGCCCGCGACGTGGCGGCGGAAGCCGCCCGGGGTCGCCGACTCGGCCCGGCGCGTCCGGCCCCGGCATCGGCTTTTTCTCCCCCGGCGGCGACCTCCGCGTATGGACACCGACCCCATCTCCTTCGGCACGGACGGCTGGCGGGCGACGCTCGACGAGTTCACCGACGAGCGGGTCCGCGCGGTCGGTCAGGCTGTCGCGGACTACCTCGGCGAATCCGCGGACGGAGCCGCAGAACCCGACCCGGTCGTCGTCGGCTACGACGCCCGGCCGACGAGCGAGGGGTTCGCCGAGTCGCTCGCCGAGGTGCTGGCCGGCAACGGCTTCGACGTGCTCCTGCCGGAGCGTGACTGTCCGACGCCGCTCGTCGCCCACGCGGTCGTCGAGCGCGGCGCCGCGGGCGCGATGATGGTGACGGCCTCGCACAACCCGCCGGAGTACAACGGCGTGAAGTTCATCCCGGGCGACGGCGCGCCCGCGCTGCCCGAGGTCACCGAGCGCATCGTGGCGAACCTCCGCGCGGCCGAGCCGGCGGCGACCGACGAGTGGGGCGACGTCGAGCGGGCCGACCTCGTCGCGCCCCACGCCGAGCACGTCCGCGACCTCGTGGGCGCCGACCTCTCCGGGCTGACGGTCGCCTACGACGCCATGCACGGGAGCGGCCGCGGCGTCACCGACGCCCTCCTCGAGTCGGCCGGCGCGGAGGTGGTCCGCCTGCGCTGCGAGCGCGACGCCGAGTTCGGCGGGTCCTCGCCCGAGCCGAGCGCCGGGAACCTGTCGGAACTGGCGGAAGCCGTCGAGCGCCGCGACGCGGACCTGGGCATCGCAAACGATGGCGACGCGGACCGCCTCGCGGTCGTCACCCCCGGGCGCGGCTTCCTCGACGAGAACCTCTTCTTCGCGGCGACGTACGACGGCCTCCTCGAGGAGCAGTCCGGCCCGGCGGTCCGGACGGTCTCCACGACGTTCCTCATCGACCGGATCGCGGAGGACCACAGCGAGACCGTGTACGAGACGCCGGTCGGGTTCAAGTGGGTCGCCGAGGCGATCGGCGAGCACGACGCGCTGATCGGCGGCGAGGAGTCGGGCGGGTTCACGATACGGGGGCACGTCCGCGAGAAGGACGGCGTGCTGATGGCGCTGCTCGCGGCTGCGACCGAGGCCGACGAGCCGTACGACGAGCGCGTGAGCCGGCTGGAGGCCGAACACGGCCGCATCGTCGCCGACAAGGTCAGCCTCGACTGTCCGGACGCGGAGAAGGCGCGGGTCGTCGACGACCTGGAGAACCACATCCCCGACGAGGTCGCGGGTCAGGCCGTCGCCGACGTGGTGACGGTGGACGGCTTCAAACTGCTCCTGGAGGACGGCTCGTGGATGCTCGTCCGCCCGAGCGGGACGGAGCCGAAGATGCGCATCTACGCCGAGTCGGGGTCAGAGGAACGCTCGCGTGCGATCCTCGCCGACGGACGGAAGCTAGTCGAGCCCCTGGTGTAGGCGGCCGCGGAGGTGGTCGACCCCCTCGGTCCCCCCGTTCCCGTCGTTCTCCGCCTCCTCGACCTCGAACCCCAGCGACTCGTAGAACGGTCGGACGTCCGGCCGGAAATCGGCCGCCAGCGGCCCGTCGACCCGTTCTGCCGCCGCCGCGACCAGTTCGCTCCCGATGCCGTTCCCGCGACGTCGCGGCCGGACCGCGACCGCCTCGACGCGGCTCCCGTCGAGCACGAGCGCCCCGGTCACGGCCCCGTCGTCGGTCGAGACGAGCACCTCCCCCGCGCGGATTCGTTCGTCCAGTTCCTCGGGCACCTCCAGCAGCGCGCCGTCGAGGA
Protein-coding regions in this window:
- a CDS encoding NADPH-dependent FMN reductase; the encoded protein is MAEVPRVVAVCGSRREGSYTRATLHYALDAAAEAGAETDYIDLGDAALDVPLYDPDADVAEAGDVAALLERMRAADGVLLGSPVYHGSYSSTFRSFHDWCGFDEYEDTVVGLFATAGGGSYESTLAHMRATVRGVHGWTVPLQVGLRNARDRFERREGPGEGIGAESRYEFVDDALCERTLKLGRRVAHYAGHKDEFMDVP
- a CDS encoding phosphoglucomutase/phosphomannomutase family protein — protein: MDTDPISFGTDGWRATLDEFTDERVRAVGQAVADYLGESADGAAEPDPVVVGYDARPTSEGFAESLAEVLAGNGFDVLLPERDCPTPLVAHAVVERGAAGAMMVTASHNPPEYNGVKFIPGDGAPALPEVTERIVANLRAAEPAATDEWGDVERADLVAPHAEHVRDLVGADLSGLTVAYDAMHGSGRGVTDALLESAGAEVVRLRCERDAEFGGSSPEPSAGNLSELAEAVERRDADLGIANDGDADRLAVVTPGRGFLDENLFFAATYDGLLEEQSGPAVRTVSTTFLIDRIAEDHSETVYETPVGFKWVAEAIGEHDALIGGEESGGFTIRGHVREKDGVLMALLAAATEADEPYDERVSRLEAEHGRIVADKVSLDCPDAEKARVVDDLENHIPDEVAGQAVADVVTVDGFKLLLEDGSWMLVRPSGTEPKMRIYAESGSEERSRAILADGRKLVEPLV
- a CDS encoding GNAT family N-acetyltransferase, with the translated sequence MTGGAGRRIEVREAAGNDALDVRRVLDGALLEVPEELDERIRAGEVLVSTDDGAVTGALVLDGSRVEAVAVRPRRRGNGIGSELVAAAAERVDGPLAADFRPDVRPFYESLGFEVEEAENDGNGGTEGVDHLRGRLHQGLD